One window of Streptococcus troglodytae genomic DNA carries:
- a CDS encoding AraC family transcriptional regulator translates to MKAFLTDENFKHEINFDNDLLPYKIYQTTIANGCPDTLFHWHPEVEISYIYEGTAQYHIDYDYFNSQTGDIILIRPNGMHSIHPIENKMQKAQTILFHLDLVGYSLLDQISLCYLQPLQNSTFKFVPCIKPDMLGYQDIKNCLFTIFDIYQRQGRHFELLLKAKLQELIYLLYFHQYVLRKHSDDMYRKNEKIRELIDYIHQHYQEKLSIISLADIIGYSKTHFMTVFKQHTGTSCTDFIIQFRLSKACDLLVNSIKPILEVASEVGFTNLSNFNRQFKRYYQITPSQYRKQFKKAQKER, encoded by the coding sequence ATGAAAGCATTTTTAACAGATGAAAATTTCAAGCATGAGATTAACTTTGATAATGATTTGCTACCTTATAAAATTTATCAAACAACTATTGCTAATGGCTGTCCAGATACCCTTTTTCATTGGCATCCAGAAGTAGAAATTTCTTATATTTATGAAGGTACAGCTCAATATCACATTGATTATGATTATTTTAATAGTCAAACTGGTGATATTATCCTTATCCGTCCTAATGGTATGCATTCTATTCACCCTATCGAAAATAAAATGCAAAAAGCTCAGACAATACTTTTCCATTTAGATTTGGTTGGCTATTCTCTTTTGGATCAAATTAGTCTTTGTTATTTGCAGCCTTTGCAAAACTCTACTTTTAAATTTGTCCCTTGTATCAAGCCAGACATGTTAGGTTATCAGGACATCAAAAATTGTCTTTTTACTATTTTCGATATTTATCAGCGACAAGGACGCCATTTTGAACTCTTACTCAAAGCAAAATTACAAGAATTAATCTATCTCCTCTACTTTCATCAATACGTCCTGCGAAAGCATTCTGATGATATGTACCGCAAAAATGAGAAAATTCGTGAATTGATTGATTATATTCATCAGCATTATCAAGAAAAATTGTCTATTATCTCTTTAGCTGATATTATCGGCTATAGCAAAACTCATTTTATGACCGTTTTTAAACAACATACCGGAACTTCCTGCACAGATTTTATTATTCAATTCCGACTGAGTAAAGCCTGTGATTTATTAGTCAATTCCATTAAGCCAATTCTCGAAGTTGCCTCCGAAGTTGGCTTTACTAACCTCTCTAATTTTAATCGCCAATTTAAACGTTATTATCAAATTACTCCAAGTCAATATCGTAAACAATTCAAAAAAGCACAAAAGGAGCGATAA
- the wapA gene encoding wall-associated protein WapA, whose protein sequence is MKMKRKLLSLVSVLTILLGAFWATKIVKADQVTNYTNTASITKSDGKALSNDPSNAVNYWEPLSFSNSITFPDEVSIKAGDTLTIKLPEQLQFTTALTFDVMHTNGQLAGKATTDPNTGEVTVTFTDIFEKLPNDKAMTLNFNAQLNHNNISIPGVVNFNYNNVAYSTYVKDKDITPISPDVNKVGYQDKSNPGLIHWKVLINNKQGAIDNLTLTDVVGEDQEIVKESLVAARLQYVAGDDVDNLDEAASRPYAEDFSKNVAYQTNDSGLTTGFTYTIPGSSNNAIFISYTTRLTSAQSAGKDVSNTIAISGNNINYSNQTGYARIEFAYGRASSRVKRQAETTTVTETTTSSSSETTTSEATTETSTTNNNSTTTETATSTTGTSTTQTKATVSQTNVPTTTNITTTSKQVTKQKAKFVLPSTGEQAGLLLTTVGLVIVAVAGVYFYRTRR, encoded by the coding sequence ATGAAAATGAAACGTAAACTATTAAGCTTGGTTTCAGTCCTTACTATTTTATTGGGAGCTTTTTGGGCAACGAAGATTGTAAAAGCTGACCAAGTCACAAATTATACAAATACGGCTTCTATCACAAAATCAGATGGTAAAGCACTTTCTAATGATCCATCTAATGCTGTTAACTATTGGGAACCACTTTCTTTCAGTAATTCTATTACTTTCCCAGATGAAGTCAGTATTAAGGCTGGAGATACTTTAACCATTAAATTGCCAGAGCAATTACAATTTACGACTGCTCTTACTTTCGATGTTATGCATACCAATGGGCAATTAGCTGGTAAAGCAACAACTGATCCTAATACAGGAGAAGTGACGGTTACTTTTACTGATATTTTTGAAAAACTGCCTAATGATAAGGCTATGACACTAAATTTTAATGCGCAATTGAATCATAACAATATTTCTATTCCTGGTGTTGTAAACTTTAATTATAATAATGTTGCTTATAGCACTTATGTTAAAGATAAAGATATTACGCCAATAAGTCCAGACGTTAACAAAGTGGGTTATCAGGATAAAAGTAATCCTGGTTTAATTCACTGGAAAGTTCTCATTAATAACAAACAAGGTGCTATTGATAATTTGACTTTGACTGATGTTGTCGGAGAAGATCAAGAAATTGTAAAAGAGTCTTTGGTTGCTGCACGTTTACAGTATGTTGCTGGTGATGATGTTGACAATTTAGACGAAGCTGCTTCGCGACCTTATGCTGAGGATTTTTCAAAAAATGTTGCTTATCAAACGAATGATTCAGGTCTAACAACAGGATTTACCTATACAATTCCAGGATCCAGTAACAATGCTATCTTTATCTCTTATACTACTCGTTTAACTTCTGCTCAATCTGCTGGTAAAGATGTCAGCAACACTATTGCTATTTCAGGAAATAATATTAATTATTCCAATCAAACAGGCTACGCTCGTATTGAATTCGCATATGGTAGGGCTAGTTCTAGAGTAAAGAGACAAGCGGAAACAACAACTGTTACTGAAACAACAACTTCGTCATCTTCTGAAACGACAACTAGCGAAGCAACAACAGAAACAAGCACAACAAATAATAATTCAACTACTACAGAAACAGCTACTAGTACGACGGGAACTTCAACAACACAGACAAAAGCGACAGTTTCTCAAACGAATGTTCCGACAACAACAAACATTACAACAACTTCAAAGCAAGTAACCAAGCAAAAAGCAAAATTTGTTTTACCATCAACAGGTGAACAAGCAGGGCTTTTGTTAACTACTGTAGGTCTTGTAATCGTTGCTGTGGCAGGTGTCTATTTCTATAGAACACGTCGTTAA
- a CDS encoding CHAP domain-containing protein encodes MISRQQKKRFKEIKDGEMEEKDIILTGFYNVKLNSAQEARLTYNLPNDQTVKFGYDGNDYSYGSAFWYIYNRTAQLGKEISSHLGENAGKWREEAVQKGYTTGNQAKVGAIACLPSRLSDAESSSHLAFVEYLNSDGSFIVSEMPSPNILNWRLIQPQSKMTFIYL; translated from the coding sequence CTGATTAGCAGACAACAAAAAAAGAGATTTAAAGAGATTAAGGATGGGGAAATGGAAGAAAAAGATATTATTTTAACGGGTTTTTATAATGTTAAATTAAATAGTGCTCAAGAAGCTAGGTTAACTTACAATTTACCAAACGATCAAACCGTGAAATTTGGCTATGATGGTAATGATTATAGCTATGGAAGTGCTTTTTGGTATATTTATAATAGAACAGCTCAGTTAGGTAAGGAAATTAGTTCTCACTTAGGTGAAAATGCTGGCAAATGGAGAGAAGAAGCAGTTCAGAAAGGTTATACAACGGGTAATCAGGCAAAAGTTGGAGCTATAGCCTGCCTACCTTCTCGTCTATCTGATGCAGAGTCTTCTAGTCATCTTGCTTTTGTAGAGTATCTTAATAGTGATGGCAGTTTTATTGTGAGTGAAATGCCCAGCCCCAATATTCTTAATTGGCGTCTTATACAGCCTCAATCAAAAATGACTTTTATTTATCTTTAA